The nucleotide sequence CATGATACTCTCAGAATAACTGAGGGAAACGTTTTCGTGAATGGAAAAGTAGTAATGCTTCCATCAACATTTAAAAAACCGCATTTATCAAACGATGAAATCCTTAGTAAAACAGAAACGATTTATCCGCCCGGTGCGAAATGGAATAGATTAAGTTATGGACCTATTATTATTCCGGCTAAAGGAGACACAATAAAAATTTCTCCGGAAACTTTTGAAAGATGGCAATCAGTAATTGTTATGGATCATGGTGAAAGATCACTATTGTCTGAAGGAACTCTCGTAACATTGGATGGCAGAGCAATCTTTGAATACGTCCTGACCCAGGATCATTATTTTGTTGTTGGGGATAATTTTGACGAAAGTATGGATAGCAGAAATTTTGGATTTATTACAGACAATATGATTTTCGGCAAAGCATTGTTCGTTTACTGGTCGTATGATTCTGAAAAAGTTGCACCAGGACCGCTCGGTTTTCTTTCTGCAATCAGAGCAGATAGAATTTTCAAGGGGATGAATTAATTTTCTACAAAGTTTGAGAGTGTTATTATGAAGTATATTCTCTCTTTTACATTATTATTGTCCTTTTCTGTTTTTCCACAGACGAAGTATCTCATTTATTTCAAAGATAAAGGTGTTGAAGAAAACGTAAATCTTCAGAAGAACAATCCGATTTTTTTATCAGCACTTTCATTACTTTCTGAAAAAAGTATCGAGCGAAGAATTAAAACTCTCGGCGAAGATGATATCATCACTTACGAAGACCTTCCAATCAATCCTGATTATGTTTCTCAGCTTGAGCAGCTTGGAATCAAGATCGAAAATAAACTCAGATGGTTCAATGCGATCAGTGCATATCTGACTGAAGATGAAAAAAACAAAATATCTATGTTACCATTTGTTGAAAAGATCGAACAGGTTAAAAATTTTGTATTCAAAGCTCCGGAAATTTTGGAATCAAATAATTTCCTAAAGCAGACTGACAATTCATTTCTTTTTGATTACGGACCTTCATTCGCTCAACTTCAGCTTTCTGATATTCCTGAAGTTCATTCAAAAGGAATAACCGGTGAGGGAGTTCTACTCGGTCTTCTTGACACAGGATTCAACTGGAAGAATCATGAATCTTTAAAAGATGCTACCGTTGTGGCAGAATATGATTTCATTTTCAAAGACAACTCAACAGCAAACGATTCGCTTGATGTTCCTGCTCAGCACAATCATGGAACACTCGTCTTCTCAATCGTTGGAGGATTTAAGGATAGTTCATTGATTGGATCGGCTTATGGTGCTGATTTTATTCTTGCAAAAACAGAAGATATCCGAAGTGAAAAGCATATTGAGGAAGATAATTATGCTGCCGCACTCGAATGGATGGAAAGTTATGGAGTTGATATCACCAGCAGTTCTCTTGGTTACAGCACTTTTGATCCGCCAGAATTTTCTTATTCGTACAGTGATATGGATGGCAGGACAACGATAGTTACACAAGCTGTTGAAATTGCGTTCAGAAAAGGTGTGATGACAATTTCTTCTGCCGGAAATGAAGGAGGAACTTCATGGTATTACATTACTGCTCCTGCTGATGGAATAAATACACTTGCAATAGGGGCGGTTACCAATGAAAATGTAATTGCATCATTCAGCAGCCGCGGACCAAGCTATGATGGCAGAATAAAACCGGAGGTTGTAACCCAGGGAGTTGGTGTTTATTGTGCTGCGGCAGGAAATTTTTCAGGTTATTCCACAGCAAGCGGGACTTCTGTTGCTGCACCGATTGCAAGCGGAATTGCGGCGTTGTTATTATCTGCTTATCCGCATTTAAAAAACAGTCAGGTAAGAAATATTCTCATTGAAACTGCTGACAATAGTTCTTCACCGAATAATGAAAGAGGCTACGGATTACTTTCTGCAGTCAGAGCAATAGAATTTCCTAATCTGAAAGCATCATCTGGAACGTTTATTATAAACAAAATGTTTCTCACTCAAGAAAATATTTTTCCGCAGACAGTTTATATTCACTATTCAACAAACGGTGTTGATTATACTGAAAGTCAAATGCAATTTGACGGCAATCTGAAATACTTTATTAAACTTCCGTATCTGTTTAACGATGATCTCGTGGATTTTTATTTTACTTATGATGATAACACTGGTGCTACTTTCAGAGAACCTGTTAGCGGCAATTACAGATTTTACTATGGCTCTCTCGACATAACATTGAATACGGATCTTGTTCATACTTATCTGGATTATATCGTCAGTGAACCTTATCCAAATCCCTTTAATCCTTTACAACACAGTTTTAATTCAGTTTCAATTAAAACATCCGGAAATGAAAATCTTACGATAAGAATTATTAACCCGCTTGGGCAGCAAGTTGGATATTACAATGCTGTTACTGCTGGAGAAGAATTTAGATTCGATTGGTATGGCAGGAATGGCAGCGGAGAAGAACTA is from Ignavibacteriota bacterium and encodes:
- the lepB gene encoding signal peptidase I, with protein sequence MGNFTSKLGKLIKIIFWVILIAVLIKAFAIDAFRIPSSSMENTLMPGDFIIANKFAYNITTPKEIPFTNISIPYAKLFEIGKPEINDVVIFQFPEGYETDPKKSGSKYVKRVVAGPHDTLRITEGNVFVNGKVVMLPSTFKKPHLSNDEILSKTETIYPPGAKWNRLSYGPIIIPAKGDTIKISPETFERWQSVIVMDHGERSLLSEGTLVTLDGRAIFEYVLTQDHYFVVGDNFDESMDSRNFGFITDNMIFGKALFVYWSYDSEKVAPGPLGFLSAIRADRIFKGMN
- a CDS encoding S8 family serine peptidase, with protein sequence MKYILSFTLLLSFSVFPQTKYLIYFKDKGVEENVNLQKNNPIFLSALSLLSEKSIERRIKTLGEDDIITYEDLPINPDYVSQLEQLGIKIENKLRWFNAISAYLTEDEKNKISMLPFVEKIEQVKNFVFKAPEILESNNFLKQTDNSFLFDYGPSFAQLQLSDIPEVHSKGITGEGVLLGLLDTGFNWKNHESLKDATVVAEYDFIFKDNSTANDSLDVPAQHNHGTLVFSIVGGFKDSSLIGSAYGADFILAKTEDIRSEKHIEEDNYAAALEWMESYGVDITSSSLGYSTFDPPEFSYSYSDMDGRTTIVTQAVEIAFRKGVMTISSAGNEGGTSWYYITAPADGINTLAIGAVTNENVIASFSSRGPSYDGRIKPEVVTQGVGVYCAAAGNFSGYSTASGTSVAAPIASGIAALLLSAYPHLKNSQVRNILIETADNSSSPNNERGYGLLSAVRAIEFPNLKASSGTFIINKMFLTQENIFPQTVYIHYSTNGVDYTESQMQFDGNLKYFIKLPYLFNDDLVDFYFTYDDNTGATFREPVSGNYRFYYGSLDITLNTDLVHTYLDYIVSEPYPNPFNPLQHSFNSVSIKTSGNENLTIRIINPLGQQVGYYNAVTAGEEFRFDWYGRNGSGEELSSGAYYFLIDLNGKKYSRNLVLLR